Proteins from a genomic interval of Shewanella seohaensis:
- the torC gene encoding pentaheme c-type cytochrome TorC — MKWLTNLWRTLNKPTKALTLGAVSISAFIMGIIFWGGFNTALEATNTEAFCISCHSMESKPYQELQETVHWSNHSGVRATCPDCHVPHNWSRKIARKMEASHDVWGWLFNTVNTPEKFEAKRLEMASREWKRFDRDNSLACKNCHNYDSMKWESMSPLAQKQMKRAAEIDQSCIDCHKGIAHHLPEMGTARAPELIAEVGAGVSSVETNQTYYSALTKPLFFSEKGDVEAGTLNVATKVKVLETQGKRIKIGIDGWRKKIGAGRVIYMDFGVNILSAQLSKDAAETEGVIQTFEEKEDPMTGLKWQRVEAQIWTDKDYLLTELQPLWGYARDTFRSSCSVCHTQPDEAHFDANTWPGMFQGMIAFVNMDQDTQALVQKYLQEHSSTFVKKEH, encoded by the coding sequence ATGAAGTGGTTAACCAACCTCTGGCGCACACTAAACAAACCCACAAAAGCTCTCACCTTAGGCGCTGTCAGCATCAGTGCTTTTATCATGGGCATCATCTTCTGGGGCGGCTTCAACACCGCGCTGGAGGCAACCAACACAGAAGCCTTCTGCATCAGCTGCCACAGCATGGAGAGTAAGCCCTACCAGGAGCTGCAGGAAACGGTGCATTGGTCGAATCACTCCGGCGTACGTGCCACCTGCCCCGACTGTCACGTTCCCCACAACTGGAGCCGTAAGATTGCCCGTAAGATGGAAGCTTCCCACGATGTTTGGGGCTGGTTATTCAACACGGTCAACACCCCTGAAAAATTTGAAGCTAAACGCCTGGAGATGGCGAGCCGCGAATGGAAACGTTTCGATCGCGATAACTCCCTCGCCTGTAAGAACTGCCATAACTACGACTCGATGAAGTGGGAAAGCATGTCACCACTGGCCCAGAAGCAGATGAAACGCGCCGCCGAAATCGATCAAAGCTGTATCGATTGTCACAAAGGTATTGCCCACCATTTACCTGAAATGGGCACGGCCCGCGCACCCGAACTCATCGCCGAAGTGGGCGCTGGCGTCAGCTCAGTCGAAACCAACCAAACCTACTACAGCGCCCTGACTAAGCCACTGTTCTTTAGTGAAAAAGGTGACGTTGAAGCCGGTACCTTAAACGTGGCCACTAAAGTCAAAGTGCTCGAAACCCAAGGTAAGCGCATCAAAATTGGCATCGATGGCTGGCGTAAAAAAATCGGCGCAGGCCGGGTGATCTACATGGACTTTGGGGTAAACATTCTGTCGGCGCAGTTAAGCAAAGATGCCGCCGAAACCGAAGGTGTTATCCAAACCTTTGAAGAGAAAGAAGACCCAATGACAGGCCTGAAATGGCAACGGGTTGAAGCCCAAATCTGGACCGATAAGGATTACCTGCTCACCGAGCTACAACCACTCTGGGGCTATGCCCGCGATACGTTCCGCTCAAGCTGTAGCGTGTGCCACACCCAGCCCGATGAAGCGCATTTCGACGCTAATACCTGGCCAGGTATGTTTCAGGGAATGATCGCCTTCGTCAACATGGACCAAGACACCCAAGCGCTAGTGCAGAAATACCTGCAAGAACATTCGTCAACCTTCGTGAAAAAAGAGCACTAA
- the torT gene encoding TMAO reductase system periplasmic protein TorT codes for MGKFWQALLTLTTFGLLCLSATGANSQTWPLEQRHPFNAKIQQAQALNYHPLSKAQQAWRICALVPHLKDAYWIGIDYGLIQQAKHLGVSLDLFEAGSYYHQDKQLEQLSACMKGDYDAILLGAVSPNLLEQFSEPLTKPVLALVNKLNAKQVQTHIGVNWYQMGLSAGNFIKADAKAHTPTQPTTLALLAGPENLGGTDLVEQGIRHALEGSNVSISAIQHADNNRNLYRDQLQILLKAQRPDYILGSAVAIEAAVSTLKQKQLTQDIKLVSSYLSPAILRGLKRQKVVYSNDDLVVLQGKLAIDVTVKQLEGAAPFGDIGPAIVERTTSQNTLSDLSFSLAEADFYPLYQVRP; via the coding sequence ATGGGAAAATTTTGGCAAGCTTTGCTCACACTCACCACTTTTGGCCTGTTATGTTTATCTGCAACTGGCGCCAACAGCCAAACTTGGCCATTGGAGCAACGCCATCCCTTTAATGCCAAGATTCAACAGGCGCAGGCACTTAATTATCATCCCCTGAGTAAAGCACAACAGGCTTGGCGCATTTGTGCCTTAGTCCCGCACCTGAAGGATGCCTATTGGATTGGCATCGACTACGGCCTGATCCAACAGGCGAAACACCTCGGTGTGTCGCTGGATCTGTTCGAAGCGGGCAGCTACTACCATCAAGATAAACAGCTCGAGCAATTAAGCGCCTGCATGAAGGGAGATTACGACGCGATTTTGCTTGGCGCCGTGAGTCCCAATCTGCTCGAACAGTTTTCTGAGCCGCTAACCAAACCCGTGCTCGCCCTAGTGAATAAGCTCAACGCTAAGCAAGTGCAGACCCATATCGGCGTTAACTGGTATCAAATGGGGCTCAGCGCGGGCAATTTTATTAAGGCGGATGCCAAAGCGCATACGCCCACCCAGCCGACCACCTTGGCCCTCTTAGCGGGCCCTGAAAACCTCGGTGGCACAGATTTAGTCGAACAAGGCATTCGCCATGCCCTCGAGGGCAGCAATGTCAGCATCAGTGCGATTCAGCATGCCGATAACAATCGCAATCTCTACCGCGATCAATTACAGATACTGCTTAAGGCCCAGCGCCCAGACTATATTCTCGGCAGTGCGGTGGCGATAGAAGCCGCTGTCAGTACCCTCAAACAAAAGCAGCTGACGCAAGACATCAAGCTGGTGAGTAGTTACTTATCCCCCGCGATTCTGCGCGGCTTAAAGCGACAAAAAGTGGTCTACAGCAATGATGACTTGGTCGTGTTACAGGGTAAACTCGCTATCGATGTCACGGTAAAACAACTCGAAGGCGCTGCGCCTTTTGGCGATATAGGTCCTGCTATCGTTGAGCGCACGACCTCACAAAATACCCTATCTGATCTTAGCTTTAGTCTCGCCGAAGCGGATTTTTATCCCCTGTATCAAGTGCGCCCCTAA
- the torR gene encoding two-component system response regulator TorR: MAYSVLVVDDEAVIRARLKGYFEKEGYRVVEAADGEQMWHEFNRQHIDLIMLDINLPGVDGLSLTRELRSRSHVGIILVSGRDESIDKIVGLEMGADDYVTKPFELRELLVRVKNLLWRISLVKQAEQALVQELSEPDDVMSFEGYRLELNSRKLRQGEELIKLTKAEFELLTAFALHPQQVLSRERLMQQTSHRNQDVNDRTIDVIIRRLRNKLNPELFVTVHGEGYLFAAKVDD, encoded by the coding sequence ATGGCCTATAGTGTGCTCGTTGTCGATGATGAAGCGGTTATTCGTGCTCGATTGAAAGGGTATTTTGAAAAAGAAGGTTACCGCGTTGTCGAGGCGGCCGATGGCGAGCAGATGTGGCACGAGTTTAATCGTCAACATATTGATTTAATTATGTTAGACATTAACCTGCCCGGGGTGGATGGTTTGAGCTTAACCCGTGAGTTACGTAGCCGCTCCCATGTGGGGATTATCTTAGTCTCGGGCCGTGATGAATCGATTGATAAAATCGTTGGCCTGGAGATGGGCGCCGATGATTATGTGACTAAGCCCTTCGAGCTGCGGGAGCTATTGGTTAGGGTTAAAAACCTACTGTGGCGGATTTCTCTGGTAAAACAAGCCGAACAAGCACTGGTGCAGGAATTATCCGAGCCCGATGATGTGATGAGTTTTGAAGGCTATCGGCTTGAATTAAACAGCCGTAAGCTGCGCCAAGGGGAGGAACTTATCAAGCTCACTAAGGCCGAATTTGAGTTGTTAACCGCCTTTGCTTTACATCCGCAGCAGGTACTTTCCCGCGAGCGTTTAATGCAGCAAACCAGTCATCGCAATCAGGATGTGAATGACAGAACCATAGATGTCATCATCCGCCGCCTGCGTAATAAGCTTAATCCCGAACTCTTTGTTACTGTCCACGGCGAGGGCTATTTGTTTGCCGCTAAGGTGGATGACTAA
- the torE gene encoding trimethylamine N-oxide reductase system protein TorE produces the protein MTKPTMQTSDKSSRSNELKALGFIIFILFPALTVAGISLYGFIIWMIQAFGGVVGH, from the coding sequence ATGACAAAGCCCACCATGCAAACATCGGATAAGTCCTCACGCAGCAATGAGTTAAAGGCGCTGGGATTCATCATTTTCATACTCTTTCCCGCACTGACTGTCGCGGGGATCAGTCTCTACGGTTTCATCATTTGGATGATCCAAGCCTTCGGCGGCGTTGTCGGCCACTAA
- the torA gene encoding trimethylamine-N-oxide reductase TorA translates to MNRRDFLKGLASTSFVALGGSSVLAPLNALASTGLNEDEWLTTGSHFGAFKIKRKNGVIAEVKAFDLDKYPTDMINGIRGMVYNPSRVRYPMVRLDFLLKGHKSNTQQRGDFRFVRVTWDKALKLFKHSLDEVQTKYGPSGLHAGQTGWRATGQLHSSTSHMQRAVGMHGNYVKKIGDYSTGAGQTILPYVLGSTEVYAQGTSWPLILENSNTIVLWSNDPYKNLQVGWNAETHEAFAYLAQLKEKVKQGKIRVISIDPVVTKTQAYLGCEQLYVNPQTDVTLMLAIAHEMITQKLYDDKFIQGYSLGFEEFVPYVMGTKDGIAKTPEWAAPICGVEPHIIRDLAKTLVKGRTQIMMGWCIQRQQHGEQPYWMAAVLATMIGQIGLPGGGISYGHHYSSIGVPATNAAAPGAFPRNLDENQKPLFDSTDFKGASSTIPVARWIDAILEPGKTIDANGSKVVYPDIKMMVFSGNNPWNHHQDRNRMKQAFHKLECVVTIDVNWTATCRFSDIVLPACTTFERNDIDVYGAYANRGILAMQKMVEPLYESLSDFEIFTRFAALMGKEKEYTRNMSEMEWIETLYNECKAANAGKYEMPDFATFWKQGYVHFGDGELWTRHADFRNDPEINPLGTPSGLIEIFSRKIEQFGYDDCQGHPIWMEKAERSHGGPGSDKYPVWLQSCHPDKRLHSQMCESKEYRETYTVNGREPIYISPVDAKARGIKDGDIVRVFNDRGQLLAGAVVSDRFPKGVVRIHEGAWYGPVGKDGSVEGGAEIGALCSYGDPNTLTLDIGTSKLAQACSAYTCLVEFEKYQGKVPKVSSFDGPIEVEI, encoded by the coding sequence ATGAACAGAAGAGACTTTTTAAAAGGCTTAGCCTCAACCTCTTTCGTTGCTTTAGGTGGCAGCTCAGTGTTAGCGCCCTTAAATGCGCTGGCCAGCACGGGCTTAAATGAAGACGAATGGCTGACCACGGGCTCACACTTTGGCGCCTTTAAAATCAAACGTAAAAACGGTGTGATTGCCGAAGTCAAAGCCTTCGATTTAGATAAATATCCAACGGATATGATTAACGGTATCCGCGGCATGGTCTACAACCCATCCCGCGTGCGTTACCCTATGGTTCGCTTAGACTTTTTACTAAAAGGCCATAAGAGCAATACCCAGCAACGGGGGGATTTCCGTTTCGTTCGTGTGACCTGGGATAAAGCATTAAAGCTGTTTAAACACTCACTCGATGAAGTCCAAACCAAGTACGGTCCATCGGGCTTACACGCGGGGCAAACTGGCTGGCGCGCAACCGGGCAACTGCATTCCAGCACCAGCCATATGCAGCGGGCTGTGGGGATGCACGGCAACTATGTGAAGAAAATCGGTGACTACTCCACCGGAGCCGGCCAAACCATTCTGCCCTATGTGTTAGGTTCAACCGAAGTGTATGCCCAAGGCACCTCTTGGCCGCTGATCTTAGAAAACAGCAACACTATAGTGCTCTGGTCAAACGATCCTTACAAAAACCTGCAAGTGGGTTGGAACGCCGAAACCCATGAGGCCTTCGCTTACCTCGCGCAGCTAAAAGAGAAGGTTAAACAGGGCAAGATCCGCGTGATCAGTATCGACCCTGTGGTCACCAAAACTCAGGCTTACCTTGGCTGTGAACAGTTGTATGTGAACCCACAGACTGACGTGACGCTGATGCTGGCCATCGCCCATGAGATGATTACCCAAAAGCTTTACGATGATAAATTCATCCAAGGCTACAGCTTAGGCTTCGAAGAGTTTGTGCCTTACGTAATGGGCACTAAAGATGGTATCGCCAAAACCCCTGAGTGGGCAGCGCCAATCTGTGGGGTTGAGCCACACATCATTCGCGATCTGGCGAAAACCTTAGTTAAGGGCCGCACTCAAATCATGATGGGCTGGTGTATTCAGCGCCAGCAACATGGCGAGCAGCCTTACTGGATGGCCGCAGTACTGGCCACCATGATAGGCCAAATAGGTTTGCCGGGCGGCGGCATCAGCTATGGTCACCACTACTCCAGCATTGGTGTACCTGCGACAAATGCGGCGGCGCCCGGCGCCTTCCCGCGTAACTTAGACGAGAACCAAAAACCCCTGTTCGACAGCACCGACTTTAAAGGCGCGAGCAGCACGATTCCCGTCGCCCGTTGGATTGATGCGATCCTCGAGCCCGGCAAAACCATTGATGCCAACGGTTCGAAAGTGGTGTATCCCGATATTAAGATGATGGTGTTCTCGGGCAACAACCCCTGGAACCATCATCAAGACAGAAACCGCATGAAGCAAGCCTTCCATAAGCTGGAGTGTGTGGTCACTATAGATGTGAACTGGACAGCCACCTGCCGCTTCTCCGACATAGTGCTGCCGGCCTGTACCACCTTTGAGCGCAACGATATCGACGTCTACGGCGCCTACGCCAACCGCGGTATTTTGGCGATGCAGAAGATGGTCGAGCCTCTGTATGAGAGTCTGTCAGATTTTGAGATCTTCACCCGCTTTGCCGCGCTGATGGGCAAAGAGAAAGAATACACCCGCAATATGAGCGAGATGGAGTGGATAGAAACCCTCTATAACGAGTGTAAAGCCGCGAACGCGGGTAAGTATGAGATGCCAGATTTTGCCACTTTCTGGAAGCAAGGTTATGTGCACTTTGGTGATGGCGAGCTGTGGACACGCCACGCCGACTTTAGAAACGATCCTGAAATCAATCCATTAGGTACGCCTTCGGGCTTGATTGAAATCTTCAGCCGTAAGATTGAACAGTTCGGTTATGACGACTGCCAAGGCCATCCAATTTGGATGGAAAAAGCCGAGCGTAGCCATGGTGGCCCAGGTTCGGACAAATATCCTGTGTGGCTACAATCTTGCCACCCGGATAAACGTCTGCACTCACAAATGTGTGAGTCGAAGGAATACCGCGAAACCTACACAGTCAACGGCCGCGAACCCATCTATATCAGCCCTGTGGATGCCAAAGCGCGCGGCATTAAAGATGGCGATATAGTGCGCGTCTTTAACGACCGTGGCCAACTGTTAGCGGGCGCCGTGGTATCGGATCGCTTCCCTAAAGGTGTAGTGCGAATTCATGAAGGCGCATGGTATGGCCCAGTGGGTAAAGATGGCAGCGTCGAAGGCGGCGCCGAAATCGGTGCCCTGTGTAGCTATGGCGACCCGAATACTCTGACCTTAGACATTGGCACATCGAAGTTGGCTCAAGCCTGCTCAGCCTATACTTGTCTGGTCGAGTTTGAGAAATACCAAGGCAAAGTCCCTAAGGTCAGCTCCTTCGATGGTCCTATCGAAGTCGAAATCTAA
- the torD gene encoding molecular chaperone TorD has product MSNVDINHARALVYQLLSSLFAREIDEQRLKQLTSEQAQQFWTQLGYAPEFSAPVVSIQKVLNGLTSDEALLELAADYCGLFLVGTKHSASPYASLYLSHEEEPLLFGQQHQQMSEFLHQSQLQVQSHFPEPADHLAVILAYMGHLTCHSEDAAQLSFLNACIDSWLAKFVAKVVECDSKHSNGFYSALATLTLAWVQQDKQLLEQAMH; this is encoded by the coding sequence ATGAGCAACGTCGATATCAATCATGCCAGAGCCTTAGTGTATCAACTGCTGTCTTCTCTGTTTGCCCGCGAAATTGATGAGCAGCGCCTTAAGCAACTCACCAGTGAGCAAGCGCAGCAATTCTGGACACAACTGGGTTATGCGCCCGAGTTTAGTGCGCCAGTCGTCAGCATACAGAAGGTGCTGAATGGCTTAACGAGCGATGAAGCCTTGCTCGAACTTGCCGCCGATTATTGCGGTTTATTCCTTGTAGGCACAAAGCACAGCGCCTCGCCCTATGCCAGCCTGTACTTGAGCCACGAGGAAGAACCCTTGCTATTTGGGCAGCAGCATCAACAAATGAGCGAGTTTTTACACCAGAGCCAACTGCAAGTGCAGAGTCACTTCCCTGAGCCTGCCGATCACTTAGCCGTGATACTCGCCTATATGGGACACTTAACTTGTCACAGTGAAGATGCTGCCCAGTTAAGCTTCCTAAATGCTTGTATAGACTCTTGGTTAGCCAAGTTTGTCGCCAAGGTCGTTGAGTGTGATAGCAAACACAGCAATGGCTTTTACAGCGCTCTCGCCACACTCACCCTCGCTTGGGTGCAGCAAGATAAACAGCTGTTAGAACAGGCAATGCATTGA
- the torS gene encoding TMAO reductase system sensor histidine kinase/response regulator TorS: MAPLSLSRSSLTGRLMLAFGVLGVLLLLLVSLGSLSLHWLKQADSYLYEESLPASQAARQLVQASNALSDGVTQLGQVEDERQREFIGRKLSLESATMLNSIKVLLTLDVNEDNHLSVLAGQIIEQLTLLGKSVGQRITLGDELQLRARELSVAAGRASELLQSELAVVDSAILAKLSQAYPDMAGDKRSGQLLDDVIERELDVQEQLNRALKLVHQIALLSQLFEASELQSELQLSVPRLLATFASTAPAHPMAQNHPNHPDHPKQGTAIELATTEAPAAEVGIDLMALTTVSELIRDPGRLNALKAELALLLHTPKIIKLQRELSQSLQRQQRQQQELAEKLYSLNTLVDSALNQQQQRAELARSDYLMQLSYARLGLWGTGILMLVIMAVVVYRVIYRGIALRLNQATEAMSRLSLGDINVSLDAHGDDELTAMANAIEAFKRKTAHNLKLQTDLRQVADELTEHKKALEQTVATRTQELAEANLRLDAEAKGHAKARIVAEEASQAKSQFLATMSHEIRTPLNGLLGTLTLLGHSQLPPAQQQMLALSQYSGTLLQTVLSDILDFSRLEQGNLTNEPRPTDINALLDEVLAIMVAGANLAGLSLRLNRPQLPACIQIDGPKLRQVLFNLIGNGIKFTPEGGVSLNVSVRGDKLAFVVADTGVGIAPEVREQLFMPYCVLPNQGRSRGTGLGLAICKQLVGLMDAEGPGIWVKSEPGKGSEFGFELSFTQCDRALDTQTQVQKRVNPQRVLVIEDNKVNAMVAQGFLAHLGHSSSLAVSCQQALAHVSGDKAFDAVMLDIQLSDGSGLMLLPQLKALFANDKVKFAAFTAQMQTEDLSLYREAGFDTVLAKPLSLQTLTEWLGLARVPASMPTSLGESSPQSLQSPNKAEPTSQKHQAETLLDLNQLQQDLEVLGVKAVSDMLALYRTSSAEQIERLSALSAVADFSEGAKLLHALKGSSASMGLKALTVCCQQWEKTLNTTGENGLDSKAVAELTACWQASITALEQWLATQG, from the coding sequence GTGGCGCCTTTATCTTTATCGCGAAGTAGTTTAACCGGCAGACTCATGCTCGCCTTCGGCGTGCTTGGGGTATTGCTGTTGCTACTGGTTAGCTTAGGTAGCCTGAGTTTGCATTGGCTCAAACAGGCCGACAGTTATCTGTATGAAGAATCCTTACCCGCCTCTCAAGCCGCGCGCCAATTAGTGCAGGCCTCTAATGCCTTATCCGATGGCGTGACCCAGTTAGGCCAAGTGGAGGACGAGCGGCAGCGGGAATTTATCGGCCGTAAGCTCAGCCTTGAAAGCGCCACAATGTTAAATAGCATCAAAGTGTTACTAACACTGGATGTGAACGAAGATAATCATCTATCCGTATTAGCTGGGCAAATCATCGAGCAATTAACCTTATTGGGTAAGAGTGTAGGCCAGCGTATTACCTTAGGCGATGAGTTACAGCTTAGGGCCCGCGAATTATCGGTTGCCGCAGGCCGCGCCTCTGAGTTATTGCAATCCGAATTGGCGGTTGTCGACTCGGCGATTTTGGCAAAACTCAGCCAAGCCTATCCGGATATGGCGGGGGATAAACGCAGTGGCCAATTGCTCGATGATGTGATTGAGCGAGAGTTAGATGTGCAGGAGCAGCTCAACCGCGCTCTCAAATTAGTGCATCAAATTGCGCTGCTCAGTCAGTTATTTGAGGCATCCGAATTACAGTCCGAACTGCAATTGAGTGTTCCCCGTTTATTGGCAACCTTTGCCAGTACTGCACCAGCGCACCCCATGGCGCAGAATCATCCAAATCATCCAGATCATCCAAAGCAAGGGACGGCTATCGAGCTGGCAACCACTGAGGCGCCAGCGGCAGAGGTGGGTATCGATTTAATGGCGCTCACCACAGTATCTGAGCTTATCCGCGACCCCGGCAGGCTCAATGCGCTAAAGGCGGAGCTGGCACTCCTTCTTCATACCCCAAAAATCATTAAATTACAGCGAGAACTGAGTCAAAGCCTGCAGCGCCAACAGCGGCAGCAGCAGGAGTTAGCGGAAAAACTCTATAGCCTCAACACGCTGGTGGACAGTGCGCTTAATCAACAGCAACAGCGGGCGGAGCTGGCGCGAAGTGATTATTTAATGCAGTTGTCTTACGCCCGCTTGGGGCTGTGGGGCACGGGCATATTAATGTTGGTTATCATGGCCGTCGTGGTCTATCGGGTGATCTATCGCGGTATTGCCTTGAGGTTAAATCAGGCGACCGAGGCCATGTCGCGCTTAAGTTTAGGGGACATCAATGTGAGCCTCGATGCCCACGGCGACGATGAATTGACCGCCATGGCCAATGCTATCGAGGCATTTAAGCGAAAAACCGCCCATAACCTGAAATTGCAGACGGATTTACGCCAGGTCGCCGATGAGCTGACCGAGCATAAAAAGGCCCTCGAACAAACCGTGGCCACGCGCACGCAGGAATTGGCCGAAGCCAACCTGCGTCTCGATGCGGAGGCCAAAGGCCACGCGAAGGCAAGAATCGTTGCCGAGGAGGCGAGTCAGGCAAAATCCCAATTCTTGGCGACCATGAGTCATGAAATTCGCACCCCGCTCAATGGTTTACTCGGGACGCTTACCCTGCTCGGCCATAGCCAGTTACCGCCCGCGCAGCAACAGATGCTCGCGCTGTCACAATACAGCGGCACGTTGCTGCAAACCGTGCTGAGCGATATTCTCGATTTCTCCCGCCTCGAGCAGGGTAATTTAACCAATGAGCCTAGGCCAACGGATATCAACGCTCTGCTCGATGAAGTGCTGGCGATCATGGTGGCGGGCGCCAATTTGGCGGGATTGAGCCTAAGGCTGAATCGCCCCCAGTTACCCGCGTGTATTCAGATTGATGGCCCTAAGTTGAGGCAAGTGCTGTTTAACTTGATTGGTAACGGCATTAAATTCACCCCCGAAGGCGGCGTGAGTCTCAATGTTAGCGTTCGAGGCGATAAGTTAGCCTTTGTGGTGGCCGATACCGGCGTGGGGATTGCGCCCGAGGTGCGCGAGCAATTATTTATGCCTTACTGCGTATTGCCTAATCAGGGGCGCAGCCGTGGGACAGGCTTAGGGCTTGCCATCTGCAAACAGTTAGTTGGACTGATGGATGCCGAGGGGCCAGGCATTTGGGTTAAGAGCGAGCCAGGCAAGGGCAGCGAGTTTGGTTTTGAGCTGAGCTTTACCCAGTGTGATAGGGCATTGGATACGCAAACTCAGGTGCAAAAGCGGGTTAATCCCCAGAGGGTGTTAGTGATTGAAGACAACAAGGTCAATGCCATGGTCGCGCAGGGATTTTTGGCGCATTTAGGCCACAGCTCCAGCTTGGCCGTCAGTTGTCAGCAGGCGCTGGCGCATGTGAGTGGCGATAAGGCATTCGATGCCGTGATGCTCGATATTCAGCTGAGTGATGGCTCGGGACTCATGCTATTACCCCAGTTAAAGGCGTTATTCGCCAATGACAAGGTGAAGTTTGCCGCCTTTACCGCGCAGATGCAGACGGAGGATCTTAGCCTGTATCGGGAGGCAGGGTTTGATACTGTGTTGGCTAAACCCTTGAGCCTGCAAACCCTGACCGAATGGTTAGGTCTTGCGCGTGTGCCAGCTTCAATGCCGACTTCACTAGGCGAGTCATCGCCGCAATCACTTCAATCGCCGAATAAGGCCGAACCTACCAGCCAGAAGCATCAAGCTGAAACCTTGTTAGATCTTAACCAGTTACAGCAAGATCTTGAGGTCTTAGGCGTGAAAGCCGTGAGTGATATGTTGGCGCTCTATCGAACCTCCAGTGCCGAGCAAATTGAGCGACTCTCGGCGCTAAGCGCTGTGGCGGATTTCAGCGAGGGCGCAAAACTATTGCATGCGCTTAAGGGCAGCAGTGCCAGCATGGGGCTAAAAGCACTGACTGTGTGTTGTCAGCAGTGGGAGAAAACACTCAACACCACAGGGGAAAATGGATTGGATAGCAAGGCGGTGGCTGAATTAACCGCCTGCTGGCAGGCGTCGATAACAGCGCTTGAGCAGTGGCTCGCAACACAGGGCTAG
- a CDS encoding NCS2 family permease: MSEQLSSTAVPSGSFLDRYFSIQQRGSTVRQEVIAGLTTFLAMVYSVIVVPNMLGKAGFDPGAVFVATCLIASFGSLLMGLWANLPMAIGCAISLTAFTAFGLVLGQGMSIPVTLGAIFWMGVIFTVVSVTGVRQWVLANLPKGIAHGTGIGIGLFLLLIATNSVQLIVANDAGLPVKLGDINSLPVIATVLGLAATIGLERRGVPGGILLVIIGLSLFGLVFDPSVTFQGFFAVPDFTSEHSLIGQMDIMGALNPVVLPIVLALVMTAIFDATGTIRAVAGQANLLDKDDNIVGGGKALTSDSVSSMFAGIVGGAPAAVYIESAAGTAAGGKTGLTATIVGGLFLLMVFLAPLSYLVPAYATAPALMYVGLLMLSNVTKLDFNDKVDAMAGLTCAVFIILSCNIVTGIMLGFVTLVVGRIFSGEIRQLKLGVLAITLGLVAFYMGGWAI; encoded by the coding sequence ATGTCTGAGCAATTGAGTTCAACAGCCGTACCCTCTGGTTCGTTTCTGGACCGTTATTTTTCAATTCAACAACGTGGTAGCACAGTACGCCAAGAAGTGATTGCAGGGTTAACCACCTTCCTCGCTATGGTGTACTCAGTGATTGTGGTACCCAATATGTTAGGCAAAGCGGGATTCGATCCCGGCGCCGTGTTCGTCGCCACCTGTTTAATTGCCTCCTTTGGCTCGCTGCTGATGGGACTCTGGGCGAATCTGCCCATGGCTATTGGTTGTGCTATTTCACTCACCGCCTTTACCGCCTTCGGTTTAGTGTTAGGTCAGGGCATGAGTATCCCTGTGACCTTGGGCGCCATCTTTTGGATGGGCGTGATTTTTACCGTTGTGAGTGTCACGGGCGTGCGTCAATGGGTGCTGGCTAACCTACCCAAGGGGATTGCCCATGGTACAGGTATAGGTATTGGCTTGTTTTTACTCTTAATTGCCACTAACAGTGTGCAGTTGATTGTGGCCAACGACGCGGGTCTGCCAGTGAAGCTAGGCGACATTAACAGCCTGCCCGTTATCGCCACCGTACTGGGGTTAGCGGCCACTATCGGTTTAGAGCGTCGCGGTGTACCCGGCGGGATTTTATTGGTGATTATTGGCCTATCCCTGTTTGGTTTAGTGTTTGATCCAAGCGTGACATTCCAAGGTTTCTTCGCCGTGCCTGATTTTACCTCTGAGCACTCGCTGATTGGCCAAATGGATATTATGGGCGCCTTGAATCCTGTGGTATTACCGATTGTGCTGGCGCTGGTGATGACGGCGATTTTTGATGCCACGGGCACCATCCGCGCGGTGGCAGGGCAAGCCAATCTGCTGGATAAAGACGATAATATCGTCGGCGGTGGCAAGGCGCTGACCTCGGATTCGGTCAGCAGCATGTTTGCGGGTATCGTTGGTGGCGCCCCTGCTGCCGTGTATATCGAATCGGCGGCGGGTACGGCGGCGGGCGGTAAGACGGGTTTAACCGCGACTATAGTCGGTGGATTATTCCTGCTGATGGTGTTTTTAGCGCCGCTCAGCTATTTAGTGCCTGCCTATGCTACGGCGCCTGCGCTGATGTATGTGGGGCTATTGATGCTCAGCAATGTGACTAAGCTGGACTTTAATGACAAGGTCGATGCGATGGCGGGATTAACCTGCGCCGTATTCATCATCCTCAGCTGTAACATTGTGACCGGTATTATGCTTGGCTTTGTGACTTTAGTGGTTGGCCGCATTTTTAGCGGTGAAATCCGTCAGCTTAAGTTAGGCGTGCTCGCCATTACGCTGGGCCTTGTGGCCTTCTATATGGGCGGCTGGGCGATCTAG